A genomic segment from Thermotoga neapolitana DSM 4359 encodes:
- a CDS encoding CehA/McbA family metallohydrolase produces MKKLVLFLLVLSCVAFGGIYYGNLHSHTSYSDGSGTPDQAYEYAKNYLDVLAITDHAYYFAQKINGKTKPYLTKLAAERHTEDGKFVALQGFEWTAGVGHINVYESLEWIDRNRESSLEGFYRWLVEHRKLAQFNHPISTFGTFDSFRYFPEADEYVNLIEVGNGNWSSGDVINPEMYGNYILALNRGWHLGATVGQDNHKPNWGSANEARTGIVADALTYDSIMDALWKRHTFGSEDRNVRVLLKSGQHLMGDVVFVDDLSPRTLTVEYQDTEKLLYLAVISQSGTVLELRPNIERLNLTLSVTPSDGYEWYFVYMKQMDGDEIVTSPIWFQIPSSVYVNSVRVSPEEIHEGEVAKIYFEIYNVTDEKKKVSLSVLLDGETLRKVPQEFSPYQVKRFVVSTGALKKGFHRVSFLVDGKIVQSVSFFVEERLRGVIMIDTLHENDHLEKLKVLAEELEKKGYRVEYPKVMLKDLSGVDILIISTPKEGGLSFAKKLSQKELEAIENFKGKIYIVPGGDEEYRKTYLEQIKGEVVTTEELKEKLLGE; encoded by the coding sequence ATGAAGAAACTGGTGCTCTTTTTACTTGTTCTTTCCTGTGTGGCCTTTGGAGGGATATACTACGGAAATCTGCACTCTCACACGTCCTACTCTGACGGCTCCGGAACACCGGATCAGGCCTACGAATACGCGAAGAACTACCTCGACGTTCTTGCGATCACGGACCACGCCTACTATTTTGCTCAGAAGATAAACGGCAAGACAAAGCCGTATCTGACAAAACTTGCCGCAGAAAGACACACGGAAGATGGAAAGTTCGTAGCCCTTCAGGGGTTCGAGTGGACGGCGGGTGTTGGGCACATAAACGTGTACGAGTCCCTCGAGTGGATCGACAGAAACAGAGAGAGCAGTCTGGAGGGCTTCTACAGGTGGCTCGTCGAACACAGAAAACTTGCCCAGTTCAACCATCCCATAAGCACCTTTGGAACCTTCGACTCGTTCAGGTATTTTCCCGAGGCGGACGAGTACGTGAATTTGATCGAGGTGGGAAACGGAAACTGGTCCTCGGGTGATGTGATAAACCCCGAGATGTACGGAAACTACATCCTCGCACTCAACAGAGGATGGCACCTTGGAGCCACCGTCGGACAGGACAACCACAAGCCAAACTGGGGAAGCGCAAACGAGGCAAGAACGGGGATAGTGGCAGACGCACTGACTTACGACTCCATCATGGACGCCCTCTGGAAGAGACACACCTTCGGAAGTGAAGACAGAAACGTTCGAGTTCTTCTGAAGAGCGGCCAGCACCTCATGGGAGACGTCGTCTTCGTGGACGATCTTTCCCCAAGGACTCTGACCGTCGAGTATCAGGATACGGAAAAACTCCTCTACCTTGCCGTCATCTCCCAGAGTGGGACCGTTCTGGAACTCAGACCGAACATAGAAAGACTGAACCTGACCCTCTCGGTCACACCTTCCGATGGTTACGAATGGTACTTCGTCTACATGAAACAGATGGACGGTGACGAAATCGTCACCTCACCGATCTGGTTTCAGATACCGTCTTCTGTCTACGTGAACAGTGTGAGGGTGTCTCCAGAGGAGATCCACGAGGGTGAGGTTGCAAAGATTTACTTTGAGATTTACAATGTAACGGACGAAAAAAAGAAGGTGTCGCTCTCTGTACTTCTGGACGGTGAAACACTCAGGAAGGTTCCCCAGGAGTTTTCTCCGTACCAGGTGAAGAGATTCGTTGTTTCCACCGGGGCGCTGAAGAAAGGATTCCACCGGGTATCCTTCCTCGTTGATGGAAAAATCGTTCAATCTGTGAGCTTCTTCGTTGAAGAAAGACTCAGGGGCGTGATCATGATAGACACTCTCCACGAGAACGACCATCTGGAAAAACTCAAAGTCCTTGCAGAAGAACTGGAAAAGAAAGGATACAGAGTGGAGTATCCGAAGGTGATGCTGAAAGACCTGTCAGGCGTTGACATCCTCATCATCTCGACACCGAAAGAAGGTGGACTGAGTTTTGCCAAGAAACTCTCTCAGAAAGAGCTGGAGGCGATCGAAAACTTCAAAGGTAAAATATACATCGTGCCGGGTGGTGATGAAGAGTACAGAAAGACCTACCTGGAACAGATAAAAGGTGAAGTCGTCACAACCGAGGAGTTGAAGGAGAAACTGCTTGGGGAGTGA
- a CDS encoding amino acid ABC transporter permease, translating into MPEWLKVIVDNLPLLLKGALRTLQLTSLAVLIGLAIGIFVGMGRLSKYRIIRYPSSVYVEFIRGTPLMVQLFLVYFGLPELGLEFDRFTAAVVALGINSGAYVAEIVRAGIQSVPKGQYEAARSLGMSHFQAMVHVILPQAFRHILPALGNEFIALAKDSSLAMVIGTVELMRSAQYIVSRTFMSFPIYGGVALIYFAITFSVSRLVRFVEGRLKI; encoded by the coding sequence ATGCCAGAATGGTTGAAGGTGATCGTTGACAATCTGCCTCTTCTTCTGAAGGGTGCCCTGCGCACCCTTCAACTTACTTCACTTGCGGTTCTTATAGGACTTGCCATAGGAATCTTCGTCGGTATGGGAAGGCTTTCGAAGTACCGGATCATAAGGTACCCATCTTCCGTTTACGTGGAGTTCATCAGGGGAACCCCGTTGATGGTCCAGCTCTTTCTGGTGTACTTTGGGCTTCCCGAACTTGGCCTTGAGTTCGACAGGTTCACGGCTGCCGTTGTTGCACTGGGCATAAACAGTGGAGCGTACGTTGCCGAGATCGTGAGGGCAGGAATACAGTCCGTACCGAAGGGACAGTACGAGGCGGCAAGATCCCTTGGAATGTCACACTTTCAGGCGATGGTTCACGTGATACTTCCACAGGCGTTCAGGCACATTCTTCCCGCACTTGGAAACGAGTTCATCGCCCTCGCAAAAGACAGCTCTCTTGCGATGGTGATAGGAACGGTCGAACTCATGAGGAGCGCCCAGTACATCGTCAGCAGAACCTTCATGAGTTTTCCCATATACGGTGGAGTGGCGCTGATCTACTTTGCCATCACCTTTTCCGTCTCCAGACTGGTGAGGTTCGTGGAAGGCAGGTTAAAGATATGA
- a CDS encoding NCS2 family permease, whose amino-acid sequence MFHLKEHGTNVKTEIFAGIATFLTMAYIVFVNPSILVQAVGVDAGSPLYQQFFGAFMVATILGSATATLVMALFANYPFALAPGMGLNAYFTYTVCLGMGIDWRVALAAVFVEGLIFIGLTLVGFRKFVAGIIPESIKIAISAGIGFFIAFIGLRSAGIVVSNPATSVALGDLTNPGVLVTVVGLLVIVALYHRKIPGAVMIGILVATLVGAIPGIGVTKYQGIVGPIPDISPTFMKLDFSGFLSLDFWIVVLTFFFVDFFDTLGTITGLAQSAGFMKNGELPRANRAFLSDAIGTSVGALFGTSTVTTYIESGAGIAEGGRTGLTALVVALCMLAMLFFAPLAQTVPGYATAPALIFVGALMIGNLGKVRWDDITEALPAFITVITMPLTYSIANGIALGVISYALVKLFSGKTKEVHWFTWILALAFALWLLFIKH is encoded by the coding sequence GTGTTCCATCTGAAAGAGCATGGAACGAACGTGAAAACGGAGATCTTTGCGGGTATCGCAACTTTCCTCACCATGGCCTACATCGTCTTCGTGAACCCCTCCATCCTCGTTCAGGCAGTTGGAGTGGATGCGGGAAGCCCTCTGTATCAGCAGTTCTTCGGAGCCTTCATGGTCGCAACGATCCTGGGATCTGCCACGGCAACACTCGTGATGGCCCTCTTTGCCAACTATCCCTTCGCACTCGCCCCCGGTATGGGGCTGAACGCGTACTTCACCTACACAGTGTGTCTTGGAATGGGGATCGACTGGAGGGTGGCACTTGCGGCAGTTTTCGTTGAAGGTCTCATCTTCATCGGTCTGACGCTCGTTGGATTCAGAAAGTTCGTGGCCGGCATCATCCCTGAATCCATAAAGATCGCAATCTCTGCTGGAATCGGGTTTTTCATAGCGTTCATAGGATTGAGGAGCGCAGGGATCGTCGTGTCGAATCCTGCAACCTCCGTTGCCTTAGGCGATCTCACAAATCCCGGGGTTCTCGTGACTGTTGTGGGGCTTCTTGTGATCGTGGCGCTTTACCACAGGAAGATTCCGGGTGCTGTGATGATCGGAATCCTCGTTGCAACACTCGTGGGTGCCATTCCGGGAATAGGTGTTACGAAGTACCAGGGGATCGTTGGACCCATTCCGGACATTTCCCCCACGTTCATGAAACTCGACTTTTCTGGGTTTCTGAGTCTTGATTTCTGGATCGTGGTCCTCACGTTCTTCTTCGTTGACTTCTTCGACACGCTCGGCACCATCACGGGGCTTGCCCAGAGTGCCGGCTTCATGAAGAACGGGGAGCTTCCACGAGCAAACAGGGCGTTTCTTTCGGACGCCATAGGAACCTCGGTTGGTGCCCTCTTCGGTACATCGACGGTGACGACCTACATAGAGAGCGGTGCAGGAATAGCAGAGGGTGGAAGGACGGGACTCACCGCTCTCGTTGTGGCACTGTGTATGCTCGCCATGCTCTTCTTTGCCCCCCTTGCCCAGACGGTTCCCGGATACGCCACAGCCCCCGCTCTGATCTTCGTCGGAGCCCTCATGATAGGAAACCTCGGAAAAGTCAGATGGGATGACATAACAGAGGCACTGCCTGCGTTCATCACGGTCATAACGATGCCGCTCACGTACTCCATAGCAAACGGTATTGCACTCGGAGTCATCTCCTACGCTCTGGTAAAACTCTTTTCTGGAAAAACAAAGGAGGTTCACTGGTTCACGTGGATCCTTGCTCTTGCTTTTGCACTGTGGCTTCTCTTCATAAAGCATTGA
- a CDS encoding carbohydrate ABC transporter permease, whose product MKVSKKLKETVLAYLFLLPSLVVLGMFVFWPVGFSFVLSFFKWDFRNMKNPYFTGLDNYIEIFRFEYPPKYSFIFTVLNTFFHLAVAAAVVLLIVHLLKKRTLSGILSNVAVIMMYVALNLFNVENPLLSFLVAAISWSWLVYDFRRLNMKNTWIWFVLFLVVFAFVELRSSLPGMVNFLLDAKDKNLFLKALTNTLYYVILSVPTQIFLSLVIALLLNSNVKFRVFFRTAYFIPFVTSVVAISLVWKWIFNDEFGLLNYILSLFHIDPVSWLKDERWTIPTIAIVSVWKTVGYDAVIFLAGLQNIDRSYYEAAEVDGANSFQKFFYITWPLLSPTTFFLLIVSLIGAFKVFAEIYILYDGLPGPYNNSGMTLVYYVFDLFYRQQRMGIASAAAYILFAIILVFTFIQYRVGRRAVEYVS is encoded by the coding sequence ATGAAGGTATCGAAAAAGCTCAAGGAGACGGTCCTTGCGTATCTTTTTCTGCTTCCTTCACTTGTGGTCCTCGGTATGTTCGTCTTCTGGCCGGTTGGCTTTTCCTTCGTTCTGAGTTTCTTCAAGTGGGACTTCAGAAACATGAAGAATCCCTACTTCACAGGGCTCGACAACTACATCGAGATCTTTCGCTTCGAATATCCTCCGAAGTACTCATTCATATTCACCGTTTTGAACACCTTCTTCCACCTTGCCGTTGCGGCCGCCGTTGTTCTTCTGATCGTTCACCTTTTGAAGAAAAGAACGCTCTCTGGAATCCTCTCGAACGTGGCTGTTATCATGATGTACGTTGCCTTGAACCTGTTCAACGTAGAAAATCCTCTGCTTTCCTTCCTTGTGGCGGCGATCTCCTGGTCGTGGCTGGTGTACGATTTCAGAAGACTGAACATGAAAAACACCTGGATCTGGTTCGTTCTGTTTCTTGTGGTTTTTGCCTTCGTGGAACTTCGTTCCTCTCTTCCCGGGATGGTGAACTTTCTGCTCGATGCAAAGGACAAGAACCTCTTCCTCAAGGCTCTCACGAACACGCTCTATTACGTGATACTCAGTGTTCCAACCCAGATCTTTCTGTCTCTTGTGATAGCCCTCCTTTTGAACAGCAACGTCAAATTCAGGGTCTTCTTCAGGACCGCCTACTTCATTCCCTTCGTCACGTCCGTCGTCGCCATATCCCTTGTCTGGAAGTGGATATTCAACGACGAGTTCGGTCTTTTGAACTACATCCTTTCACTGTTTCACATAGATCCAGTTTCCTGGCTGAAAGATGAAAGGTGGACGATCCCCACGATCGCCATAGTCTCTGTCTGGAAGACCGTGGGGTACGACGCGGTGATATTCCTTGCGGGCCTTCAGAACATAGACAGGTCCTACTACGAAGCGGCGGAGGTCGACGGTGCGAATTCCTTCCAGAAGTTCTTCTACATCACCTGGCCCCTTCTGTCTCCAACGACGTTCTTTCTGCTCATCGTCTCCCTCATAGGCGCCTTCAAGGTCTTTGCAGAAATTTACATTCTCTACGATGGACTTCCCGGCCCTTACAACAACAGTGGAATGACGCTCGTGTACTACGTGTTCGATCTGTTCTACAGACAGCAGAGGATGGGAATCGCCTCGGCGGCAGCGTACATCCTTTTCGCCATCATCCTCGTCTTCACCTTCATTCAGTACAGGGTTGGAAGAAGAGCGGTCGAGTACGTATCGTGA
- a CDS encoding ABC transporter substrate-binding protein: MKKVLVLLMVVLSVLALSKVKVTFWHAMGGGHGKTLQEIVNTFNELHPDIEVEAVYVGNYGALSQKLLAAAQAGELPTIAQAYSNWTAKLIQSGVVQPLNEFVNDPKIGLTKEEWEDIFEPLRKNCMWGDTIYAVPFNKSLYVLYYNADAFAMYGVDVPKTIDELYEAARIMTEDFDGDGKIDQYGFGFRTTVDFFQILLTLRGGSILKQVDRKWVSNIDSQETREVLAFVKKMVDDGIAYYQGGYLDGVFGQQKIMMYISTIAGRPYVEQSTKGKFTWSWAPVPTWVTNKVPFAGTDIIMFNTASEEEKRAAWEFMKYLISPEVTAYWAINTGYIPVRRSALETSIWKEAAKSDPLLEIPLSQIDNAVFDPQIGVWYEIRTVVGNMFSDFINGKVDMETAIKTADQKIKEYLKEEYGE, encoded by the coding sequence GTGAAGAAAGTTCTTGTTCTTTTGATGGTGGTTTTGAGTGTTTTGGCTCTTTCGAAGGTGAAGGTCACGTTCTGGCACGCCATGGGTGGTGGACACGGTAAGACACTTCAGGAGATAGTGAACACCTTCAACGAACTCCATCCCGACATCGAAGTGGAAGCGGTCTACGTTGGAAACTACGGTGCCCTTTCCCAGAAACTCCTTGCGGCCGCACAGGCAGGAGAACTTCCCACCATCGCCCAGGCGTACTCCAACTGGACGGCAAAACTCATACAGAGCGGAGTTGTGCAGCCTCTGAACGAGTTCGTGAACGATCCAAAGATAGGCCTCACGAAAGAAGAATGGGAAGACATCTTCGAACCTTTGAGGAAGAACTGTATGTGGGGTGACACCATATACGCTGTTCCTTTCAACAAGAGTCTCTATGTACTCTACTACAACGCGGATGCTTTTGCGATGTACGGTGTGGACGTTCCCAAGACGATCGATGAGCTCTACGAGGCAGCACGTATCATGACGGAAGATTTCGACGGAGACGGAAAGATCGACCAGTACGGATTTGGCTTCAGAACCACCGTTGACTTCTTCCAGATTCTTCTCACTCTGCGCGGTGGATCCATTCTGAAACAAGTCGATAGGAAGTGGGTGTCCAACATCGACAGTCAGGAAACAAGAGAAGTTCTTGCTTTCGTGAAGAAGATGGTCGACGATGGTATCGCCTACTACCAGGGAGGATACCTGGATGGGGTCTTTGGACAGCAGAAGATCATGATGTACATAAGCACGATAGCGGGAAGACCCTACGTTGAGCAGTCCACGAAGGGTAAGTTCACGTGGAGCTGGGCACCCGTTCCCACCTGGGTGACGAACAAGGTGCCTTTCGCGGGAACGGATATCATCATGTTCAACACAGCAAGTGAAGAAGAAAAAAGAGCAGCCTGGGAGTTCATGAAGTACCTCATCTCTCCTGAAGTGACCGCCTACTGGGCGATAAACACGGGTTACATTCCGGTGAGAAGAAGTGCCCTCGAGACCTCCATCTGGAAAGAGGCGGCAAAGTCCGATCCTCTGCTTGAGATACCACTTTCTCAGATAGACAACGCCGTGTTCGATCCGCAGATTGGTGTCTGGTACGAGATCAGAACGGTCGTTGGAAACATGTTCTCCGATTTCATAAACGGAAAAGTCGATATGGAAACGGCGATAAAGACGGCGGATCAGAAGATAAAAGAGTATCTGAAGGAAGAGTACGGCGAATGA
- a CDS encoding amino acid ABC transporter ATP-binding protein — MKETVLKIEGLHKFFGKLHVLRGIDLEVKKGEVISIIGPSGSGKSTLLRCINLLEEYQKGKIYFKGELITHRNINRIRSSIGMVFQQFNLFPHLSVLDNLILAPVKVKNMPKEEAIEKARKLLERVGLIDKINEKPGNLSGGQQQRVAIARSLMMDPELMLFDEPTSALDPELVKEVLDVIKDLAQTGMTMLIVTHEMRFARDVSDRVIFMDEGKIVESGPPEKIFSNPESERTREFLGHFLSV, encoded by the coding sequence ATGAAAGAGACCGTTTTGAAGATCGAAGGACTCCACAAGTTTTTTGGAAAACTCCACGTGCTCAGGGGAATTGACCTTGAAGTGAAAAAAGGCGAAGTGATATCGATAATAGGACCGAGCGGAAGCGGAAAGAGTACACTTCTTCGCTGCATAAATCTGCTCGAGGAGTACCAGAAGGGGAAGATCTATTTCAAGGGAGAACTCATAACCCACAGGAACATAAACCGGATAAGAAGTTCCATCGGAATGGTCTTCCAGCAGTTCAACCTCTTTCCCCACCTTTCCGTTCTGGACAACCTCATACTGGCACCGGTGAAGGTGAAGAACATGCCAAAGGAAGAGGCCATAGAGAAGGCAAGAAAACTGCTTGAGAGGGTTGGTCTCATCGACAAGATAAATGAAAAGCCGGGAAACCTCTCCGGAGGCCAGCAGCAGAGGGTGGCGATAGCAAGATCTCTCATGATGGATCCTGAACTCATGCTCTTCGACGAACCCACTTCCGCTTTAGATCCGGAACTTGTGAAAGAAGTTCTCGACGTCATAAAGGATCTTGCGCAGACGGGCATGACCATGCTGATCGTGACACACGAGATGAGGTTTGCCCGGGACGTCTCCGACAGAGTGATCTTCATGGATGAGGGAAAGATCGTTGAGAGTGGCCCACCGGAGAAGATCTTTTCTAATCCTGAGAGTGAGAGGACGCGTGAGTTTCTCGGACACTTTCTCTCAGTTTGA
- a CDS encoding basic amino acid ABC transporter substrate-binding protein, whose protein sequence is MRRLIAVLVLAISMVAFSGAIEEIKSRGYLLVGLSADFPPFEFVDENGNIVGFDVDLAKEIARRLGVELKIVDMTFDGLIPSLLTKKIDVIISGMTITEERKKVVAFSDPYFDAGQVIVVRKDSDFRPKTYEDLVGKTVAVQIGTTGDIEVSKYEGINVVRFDKFTDAFLELKRKRADAVVLDSATARAFVSKNPDIVISSDVLSSEQYGIAVRKEDTDLLEFINGVLRELKKSPYDVLIEKWFSE, encoded by the coding sequence ATGAGAAGGCTGATCGCAGTACTGGTTCTTGCAATTTCAATGGTGGCTTTTTCAGGAGCCATCGAGGAGATCAAAAGCAGAGGGTATCTTCTTGTTGGGCTCTCTGCGGACTTTCCACCTTTTGAGTTCGTCGATGAGAACGGAAACATCGTGGGATTCGATGTAGATCTTGCAAAGGAAATAGCAAGAAGGCTTGGTGTGGAACTCAAGATAGTCGACATGACCTTCGATGGCCTCATTCCAAGTCTTTTGACGAAGAAGATCGATGTGATCATCTCCGGTATGACGATCACAGAAGAGAGAAAGAAAGTGGTGGCCTTCTCCGATCCATACTTCGATGCGGGACAGGTCATCGTGGTGAGAAAGGACAGCGACTTCCGGCCGAAGACCTACGAGGACCTTGTGGGAAAGACCGTGGCGGTTCAGATAGGAACCACAGGAGACATAGAGGTTTCGAAATACGAGGGAATCAACGTCGTCAGGTTCGACAAGTTTACCGATGCCTTTCTGGAACTGAAGAGGAAAAGGGCAGACGCCGTGGTGCTGGATTCTGCTACCGCAAGGGCCTTTGTTTCAAAGAACCCTGACATTGTCATCTCAAGTGATGTTCTCTCCAGTGAACAGTACGGTATCGCCGTGAGGAAAGAGGACACGGATCTTCTTGAGTTCATCAACGGTGTTCTGAGAGAGTTGAAAAAGAGCCCCTACGACGTGCTCATAGAAAAATGGTTCTCAGAGTGA
- a CDS encoding carbohydrate ABC transporter permease, whose protein sequence is MKKLIVYLLLIFGAVIMLGPFVWMVLTSFKAPSEVQQWPPKFYTKNFSFSRDVKVVLKPGVQKVSRGVSLREAYALKVKEENLLTITVNDDPFYRGTMTIPLKGARYTTKVDEERVREIASKAPFELSWNTPEEFFEQFFIHYRSGASPYFQRATLINEISGAIENSLRTISQLERFTELRIKDDAERERFRLFLEAKKKELSTLQENVEKMKAGSTLILSDNEIRDLYAILKGVNLEYSGDNPLVSVYENRVVLPIEGIKDNISYYLEVNEFFQSAQNLTVEKNIVARAMSEKEREALFLKKIERFPDRKIVEKLLKESKENLLENYVSLKEKEISEKYHIDLLTIATLKPVISSLISLAQENGIEEEDFSTMMEKLDTVLFDSSTYRVLKSKLSQIDLSEDVLGAIAQYLRSVAVLRKAYEDAMSSWKIVDAPDFVKEVRVKNGEVIEILLEGVPAVFLSDEPIKSVKLRFSFREVLANIFQNYVDAWNAAPFPRYYFNTFFVASATTILEVITASLAAYAFSWMVFPGRDFIFGLFLATMMIPGEVLLVPNFITISKLGWIDTYYALIVPWIVSVFAIFLLRQHFLTIPKELFDAAKIDGCSHWRFLWQIVVPLSRPAVITSALLKFVGSWNAFLWVLIVTNSEKYRTLPVGLQAFSSDVGTQYNLLMAAATFSILPVVILFIFTQKYFIQGIARTGLK, encoded by the coding sequence GTGAAGAAACTGATCGTTTACCTCCTTCTCATATTCGGTGCTGTCATCATGCTTGGGCCCTTCGTCTGGATGGTGCTCACTTCCTTCAAGGCACCCTCTGAGGTACAGCAGTGGCCTCCGAAGTTCTACACGAAGAACTTCTCATTTTCCCGTGATGTGAAGGTGGTCCTGAAACCAGGTGTTCAGAAGGTGTCCAGGGGAGTCAGCTTGAGGGAGGCCTACGCACTGAAGGTGAAAGAGGAAAACCTTCTGACCATCACGGTGAACGACGACCCGTTCTACAGAGGAACGATGACGATCCCTCTGAAAGGAGCAAGGTACACAACGAAGGTGGACGAGGAAAGAGTCAGAGAAATCGCTTCGAAGGCTCCTTTTGAACTTTCCTGGAACACGCCGGAGGAGTTTTTCGAGCAGTTCTTCATTCACTACAGAAGCGGTGCGAGTCCATACTTTCAGAGGGCAACCCTGATAAACGAGATTTCAGGTGCGATAGAAAACTCGCTGAGAACGATCTCTCAACTTGAAAGGTTCACAGAACTGAGAATAAAAGACGACGCAGAAAGAGAGAGGTTCCGCCTGTTTCTTGAAGCCAAAAAGAAAGAACTCTCCACACTCCAGGAGAACGTAGAGAAGATGAAGGCAGGAAGCACACTCATTCTCTCCGACAACGAAATAAGGGATCTCTATGCAATACTGAAAGGTGTGAACCTCGAGTACTCTGGAGACAACCCTCTCGTTTCCGTGTACGAAAACAGAGTGGTCCTTCCCATCGAAGGGATAAAAGACAACATCTCCTACTACCTCGAGGTCAATGAGTTCTTCCAGAGCGCTCAGAACCTCACGGTCGAAAAGAACATCGTTGCAAGGGCGATGAGTGAAAAAGAAAGAGAAGCGCTCTTTTTGAAGAAGATAGAACGCTTCCCCGACAGAAAAATCGTTGAGAAACTCCTGAAAGAGTCGAAAGAAAACCTTCTGGAAAACTACGTGTCGTTGAAGGAAAAAGAGATCTCAGAAAAGTATCACATCGACCTTCTCACCATAGCCACGTTGAAACCCGTCATCTCTTCTCTGATCAGTCTAGCACAAGAAAATGGCATCGAAGAGGAAGACTTTTCCACGATGATGGAGAAACTGGACACCGTTCTCTTCGATAGTTCCACCTACAGGGTCCTGAAGTCAAAACTCTCCCAGATTGATCTGAGCGAAGATGTGCTCGGTGCGATTGCGCAGTACCTCAGAAGTGTTGCCGTTCTCAGAAAGGCCTACGAGGATGCCATGAGTTCCTGGAAGATCGTGGACGCTCCAGATTTCGTGAAGGAAGTCCGGGTGAAAAACGGTGAGGTCATAGAGATCCTCCTTGAGGGTGTTCCCGCTGTCTTTTTGAGCGACGAACCCATAAAATCCGTGAAACTCAGGTTTTCCTTCCGTGAGGTGCTGGCGAACATCTTTCAGAACTACGTCGATGCCTGGAACGCCGCTCCGTTTCCAAGATACTATTTCAACACCTTCTTCGTTGCCTCCGCAACGACCATCCTTGAGGTGATCACCGCGTCCCTTGCCGCATACGCCTTCTCCTGGATGGTCTTTCCGGGAAGGGATTTCATCTTCGGGCTCTTTCTTGCCACGATGATGATTCCGGGTGAGGTGCTCCTCGTTCCCAACTTCATCACGATATCGAAACTTGGCTGGATAGACACCTACTACGCTCTGATCGTTCCCTGGATCGTCAGTGTCTTTGCCATATTCCTTCTGAGACAGCACTTTCTGACCATTCCAAAAGAACTCTTCGACGCTGCGAAGATAGATGGGTGTTCTCACTGGAGGTTCCTATGGCAGATAGTCGTTCCTCTCAGCAGACCAGCCGTGATCACCTCGGCACTTTTGAAGTTCGTTGGAAGCTGGAACGCCTTCCTCTGGGTTCTGATCGTGACGAACAGCGAAAAGTACAGAACACTCCCCGTGGGACTTCAGGCGTTCAGTTCCGACGTGGGAACACAGTACAACCTCCTCATGGCGGCGGCAACGTTCTCCATTCTTCCCGTGGTGATCCTGTTCATCTTCACCCAGAAGTACTTCATACAGGGAATCGCAAGGACCGGACTGAAGTGA